The genome window TTTTCCAGCCAAAGCAATAAATTATATCTAAGTTTACCACCAAATGCCTACATTTCTACTTTCTGATGCCACACATTCtactaaacacacacactctgtatattttcaataaaactattaaatGATTTGTGTATTCCTCTTCTACAGAATACATATTCTCACACCAGTTCAACTactttgtatttgatttttcatCTAATCAACTGAGTTTGAGCATTGCCCTCTTGACATACTATTGTTTGTCTCTGTACTTTGAAACATGTTGCTTATGAATTATGAATTAATTATGGATTACCAtattatgtttgattttatttgacTGGTTTAAAGTAAAATGGGTCTACAACTTCTCTTAAGCTAGTCAATAGCCTTTATCTAATTATTGTTTACAAAGTGTTTGactttgcatttttaatagacaaatgaaaattacatTGTGCACATTAGGCACATTTAATAAAGTAAATCGAAAATTATGTTTACATACTAATAACAAACGATTTCTAAGCATTTTCTGCCTTAGTGAAGGACTCCATGTTAacgtaattttattttattttattttattggttgtttattTAGATACTTGAGATCCCTCAATCTtgattctttcattccttccaacttgtttgcttattttctcaACTTTTGGGGGTTCACATGTTTTGTAAACTAGTCTACTTGGCCTCACCTAATAACTGATGAAGATATTGATCAAAGAAAACCTAATGGCACACATTTCAGATTCCCTTCATCAAGTGTTAATAAATGCATTATTAATAAGCCATTGCACAAGACAAAACATTGGTGATTTTGAGAATGTGATAACATTGTTTATTTTGAGAATGCAGTAACATTAAACACTCAAGTGAAAGAAAAGACTGTGGAAATTGAAATATCAGAAAGCAATAGAGATAGCAGTATAACAGAGTCAAAATGTATTACATTCATAAGGtagcatttaataaaaattttcaagttctaagaaagaagagaatgagaaaatcATATCCCATGTAATTAGAAGTGTCTCAatacttttataaatttaatttcttttgatttaaagaaaataaaaatatatggaacattttttatatatatatatatacatttatatatatattcactgaacaaactagaaatataataatgaagaaatattttattctaactATAATAagtgtaataaataataaaatttacataagaaACACATTCAATTAATTAAAACCATTCAACACTACTAAGTGATAAGACTTTCTGAATTTGGAAATGTAGActttgtaaatgaaattattcAAAAGTAAGAGAGCTGAATTAAAAAGCAGGGAACATTGTTCAAAATATGTCTAAAACTCCAAATCTCAAAATAACTGGATTTTATCTTCCAAACATTGTTTCTACTCCTAAgttttaaatagaaagaaatatagggccggccctgtggcgcactcaggagagtgcagtgcttgggagcgcagcgacactcccgccgcgggttcggatcccatataggactggccagtgcactcactggctgagtgccagtcacaaaaaagacgacaaaaaaaaaaaaaaaaaaaaaagaaatataatattagTATTTACTTGCACAGTATTTGGGATCTATATATGATAGCACTAAAATACAGTGGGACAGGGAAAACGGACAGAATCCAGTGAACCAGCAGCCACTGGTACAGAAGAATGCAGGCAAGCCACTCAGTGTAAAGAGAGAACCATCTCTGAAAACCCGGCAGACCTCCAGGACAAGGTAATCACTGTGGACCTGTGGATTGACAGAATATGGCCCACAGGTGCATAGACAACACTGATGCATTCATGAACATCTTTCTGCCCAGGGTCATCTACATTAACCAGTGGAGCATGAGTTGAATGACTTCTTTGTGATAGGCCATGTAGATTATGTCCACATTCCAGATAATGTGAACATCACCACTTTTATTGGTTGCAACTTTGGTGGTAAGGTTAATGGCAAGAGCTATGAAGAATTGCCCTCCAAAAAAGTGTGCCTGTCTCCTTAGCAAGACCTAGTCCCCATCTAGTTACCTCCAGAGTTCTACCAAGCCAACTGCATGTCTACCTCCACATAAATCATGCTTAGCATTAACACAAGGATTATTTTCAATTAATCTTTCTTGGCAATTAATAGAAGATTTTGTGGTTAAGAAATTGAAGatccttttttaaataatatgtgtTATATTCATGCATTAAACATTAATCTACCTTTTAGAAACTGTGTACTGATTAGAATCTTTGCTACATCTGAGTACATGTGCATGTGGTTTGGTGTGTGTGCCAGTCTTAGGGGGCAGTGCAGAAAAAGGGTTAGAAAATTTGGGGGtaatggaaaggaaggaaaagagaactaTAATTGCTACATTCTAATTAGTTTTCTTGATATCACACTTTTGCACAAActcatacttattctttaataACTATATAAGTGtaggaggggaaggaaatgaaagataGAGGGTTTACAGTTTCTATTAAAACAACAGCCCTGAAATTTGATATAAGCATCCAATCAGGAGACAATCCAattaattaaaagggaaataaatgttAAACATTTCTGGTACATGTGATATCTGTCAATCTCTTAAAATCTTAGATGgtgaaaaaatacataagaaaaaaatggttaataaaaattaatctatATGTCTAGTTCCATGTGATATCATGACTTTAGTCCCTAACATTTAATCTGTTTCTTTCCCTAGCCAATATTTCATTACAAATAAGCCCTATTTCTGAGGACTTAGTGAAGACATAGAATGATCATAAAGTGAGTGTCCCACAGGCTTGTATTAGTTTGATAATTTACCTTATCCCTAATTGTAGAAAGATGCTTGAGTATAACAGAATGCATTTACTTAGAAAATATTCTTATGAAAAAATGTAGGCTTgaattagcatttaaaaataaatttaatcctCTATTTAGATCAGATTTTTAGGCCAACAATCACAGAAATGAAGAGACTCTTTTCCTGATAATTACATTCCATAAAGCTTTCTTTACTTCCTTATTCCTGAGGCTGTAGATAAGAGGATTCAACATGGGGATCACCACTGTATAGAACACGGAAGCCACTTTGTCCTGATTCAGGGAGTAGCTGTAACTAGGTCTCAGATAAGTGTAGATGGAGGTGGCGTAGAACAGAATTATGGCTGTCAGGTGAGAGGCACATGTGGAGAAAgctctttttctcccctcccctgaaTGCATATGAAAGATGGAGAAGAGAATGTAAGAGTAGGAGGTGAGAACAACCAGCAGAACCCCAATCAAATTAACACCAGCAAAAGTGGAAAAGATGCTTTCGTTCAGGTGTGTGTCAGAGCAGGCGAGCTTAAAAAGCGGGGGGCTGTCACAGAAGAAGTGATGGATGACATTGGAGCCGCAGAATGGCATGCTGCTTACATAACTTGTGTTGACCACGGAGTTCAGCAATCCTGCTGTAAAAGCCCCAGCTGCCATTCTAAGGCAGACTGTCCTGGACATGATCAAGGAGTAAAGTAGTGGGTTACAtatggccacatagcggtcataggccattaACCCAAAGAGAATGCATTCAGTTGTTGCCAAGGCTATAAAGAAGTACATCTGGAGGAAACACCCTGCAAAAGAGATGGTTTTCTCCTCTGAAAAGAAATCTGTCAGCATCTTTGGTGTGATGGTAGATGAATAACAAACGTCTACAAAGGACAGGTTAGCCAGGAAGAAATACATGGGTGTGTGAAGTCGGGAATTAATCCTGATTAAGAGGATCATTCCAACATTCCCCAGAACTGTAAATATGTAAATcacaaaaaaaagcagaaagaggaTAATCTGTAGCTCCAGCGTGTCTGCCAATCCCAACAGGACAAACTCAGTCTGCGAAGTGTAATTTTTTCCAATCATTTATtactaatatattttgtttaaaccTTCTATTAAGTGTAAATATTTTCCCCTCTGAAAGTTTACAGGAAAAAATGTAGAAATGTATAAATAAGGATAATCACACAGGGAAAAAATACATTAGGATCATACAGCACAGTAACCAGAGTGACTGGAGTAAGAGGGAACATGAGAAGACAAATGGATAAGCATTTAAATTGAATAAACAACTGTCTGTATTGAATCTGTGTTAAAGGACTTAAATCACTGGTCAATGTCCATGTACTCCGCTTCAGTTTCTGTGAAAGCAACTGTGTTGTCCTATCTTCTCTATATCACCCCAACATCCAAAATGCAAATGTTCGAAATATTCTTGCTGAAGTCTCTCCCTTTCTGTGCAAAGGTATGTGTGTTCaacttacataatttttttcctttccctcaagACCATTGTACACATTTTTGAACCTTGAGACTCATGCACTGTACACTTTGAAATAGCCCTAGTAAAACCCCAAGCAGCAAAAAGAGTAACcatttcagaaaaacaatattttgacaTCTATGATATCCTTAAGAATGattttgtaatgttttaaaaGTGAACCAAACAGTTGTTCAAATTACAAAGTACACTATGAAATTAGTGCCATGGAGGAACAGAAAAGTAATCTGTCCACATCAGTGAATGAAGGCACCGAATCTTTGTAATTTCCTTCCCAGGTAGTGTCTTACCTAAGTagtctattattttcttttttgtctgagGTTCTCAGTTggaggttgaaaataaaaggaagaaaactcatctttaaaatgcagtGGAAACTTGAATCATCTATTGGTAAAATTTTGAGACACCTGAGTAAATATACGTTGCTTCAGTTTTCCTTAAAGAGGATTGGGTAATCATGGGGACTAGATAATCAGTACTAATTGTGGAGTCAATTCCCTAAAGGCAGAGACTTAcgtctcaaaataaaattaaatccaaatGTATAGAACCACACTTATATCATGAGATTGTTTCTGACCTATGTCATTTTAAAGTCTTTCTGAAgtcagagaaaataatattttaattggctatttacatcatttttctcttattagtTTATTCCATTTGGGCACACAGCCAACTACCAAATTATTATTCTTCCCTTTCAGAAGACAAAACTATCACAGAATAGTTTAAATATCTAACTGacttttatttgtgattctagaatctgGAAACACCTCATTCTATAAAGTAGAATGAATATTCCTATAAGCTGAGAGAGAAGGTTGGCTTTACAGACAGAAAAGGGTTGAGGAAACtagaaacaagaaacaaaaagcagatgGGTAATTTCAGAGTTGCTTTTCTTACAAGGTTAAAACACAGGGGTCGTCATTACTAAACTGGTTCAGGTTGACTAGACTCTCCTGAATAGTTGGAAAACTGGCCTGGTTCAAAGTTTACTTTGATTACCTGGCACTTAGTGAACGTCATACCTGGCATCATTGAGTGGTCTGGTCTactggggcctagtgcaggaggctAGTCCAAAAACGTGGCCTCCCATAAACTTTGTTTAACATCTCCTTTGTCATTCCaggtgcatgtgcatgtgtgtctgtgtgtcccaATCTTCATATGAGTTTAACTTGCAATACAGCTCTATTTCTGATTGAAATCAATGAGAAGAGGAGACTGACTAATTAATATTCATTGtgcattgtttttttgttttgtatttaaagaTTACCAGTTAGGGGAttttaacctttgacttggtgttgtcagcaccacactctcccaagtgagccaaccagccatccctatatggggctctgaacccttggccttggtgttgtcaacaccacattctcccgagtgagtcatggGCCTGCCCACATTGTACATTGTTTAAAGAAATACTATACCCAGAGAAAACAGGATGATGGTTAAGGAAACCCATTTTCTGTTTTATGATTTTACAATTGTGTTGGCTTTTTGAAATTCTTATTTGTAACTCTGATTCTACAAGGTGATGAAACTACGTATTTTCCAGATCTAAATTCACAGGTAAGACAAGATGAAACAAACCATGTGGAATGTTCATATGCAAGGAGAGTCTACTCATAGTACATTGAGTACCatgcttttgcttttaaattctcAGCTAATCCTCTATACCAGTCTATGACATtatttcccccatttcttttagataaggaaaataaggcTGAAAGTTGTTAAATGACTTCCCAGTAGACAAAATGTTAGAAAGTAGAGGAAGTGGAAGAATCAACTTGACACAATCATAAACATAACCATTTAATACCTAGCTATCTAATTCCTGTCCAgtctgttttatctttgtcttatGTAGAAGACTCAGTCTtactcacttttaaaatatgcatactatatatacatgtttgtgtgtatatacatgtatcttCTAATGAATCCAATTGTACAATATTCAAAGCAGGTAGATACATCTTATTTTGCATCTTGAGAAAGATCTGTAACATCATGAAATATGCTGATTAAAAACTTGAATTCTCTAtgtataattgcttgaggaacctccataccattttccataaaggctgcaccattttgcagtcccaccaacagtgcaggagggttcctttctccgcatccttgtcagcatttgtcattctcagtcttttggacattagccatcctaactggagtgagatggtatctcaaagtggttttgatttgcatttcccaaatgctgagtgatgctgagcattttttcttgactctgttggccatttgtatatcttcctttgagaaatgcctattcagctcctttgcccctgctttaaaaaaatgaaatactgccattcacagcaacatggatggacttagagaaaattatattaagtgaaataagccaagcacagaaagagaaatgccacaagttctcactcatttgtgggagctgataaaaatatataagtaaatatacaaatgaacaggggaggggggaagaggacacaacaatcacaataattcctcaCTCTTGTTAAGacagtgaacagatatgatgttggcaGTGCCGtgaggggagtgggagggaggaaatgaaggaattgaaaaagggacatgaaaatcagctatattgtatattgataaatttaaataataataataataatagtaataactacAACAATTTGACTTGTAAGGATTTCACCATTATGCTTTCGAGAACTACCCCTGGAGGTGACATCTGCAATATGGCACATTAGTAGGTTCCTGGCTTTACTCACCCTCTCAGAAAGTCCATCTGTCAACTATCCACAGACAAAAATACCCTTGTAAATAGCAAGAACACAGGAGTTAGGCTGAAGCAACATGCTGGaccacaaaaacaataaaagctgCATTAGAATGGTAAAAGAAACCTGACTGCTTTGTTTCTCCTGCAGGCTGGTACAGCACCACATGGAGAGACTTTTCTGAGTCCCAAGGTTTCTACAGTGGGAAAAGAATGCCCAAGGCAGACATATAGCTTCCCGGTGTTCTGAGGCACTTCCCAGAAGGCTCTCTTCTGACTCACATCACCTAAGGAAATTGCCGAGCTAGACCACCTAAGGCcaaggagaaacaaaaaagagCTCATGGAGACAAGCTGGAGGATCTTGATACTGGTTCTGCATTCCTTTCAGCAGTGGCATCCTACAAGTGAGACATGACAGCAGTTTGCCCAGCAGCGGAGCCAAGGCACTAGATCAGGCTCTGTTTCTGTTTGGCTAAGAAGAATGGTTGACAATTCTGCCCTGCATGAGTCCTTGGCAAGCAACCAGGCCCTGCTACACAGCCCAGCCTAAGGCTCGAGCTGGAAACTTTGAACAGTGACTCCCCCCCAACTCAGTTCCTTGTCCATGGCCTTGCCTCTGTAGGAACAAAACTGCAACTCTGCGTAACCATTGAGCTTAGCTTCTGGAGTCACCTCATCAGAAAGCCTGAATAGCAGCCCCATCCAGCCACAGAGC of Cynocephalus volans isolate mCynVol1 chromosome 4, mCynVol1.pri, whole genome shotgun sequence contains these proteins:
- the LOC134376961 gene encoding olfactory receptor 5F1-like, with the protein product MIGKNYTSQTEFVLLGLADTLELQIILFLLFFVIYIFTVLGNVGMILLIRINSRLHTPMYFFLANLSFVDVCYSSTITPKMLTDFFSEEKTISFAGCFLQMYFFIALATTECILFGLMAYDRYVAICNPLLYSLIMSRTVCLRMAAGAFTAGLLNSVVNTSYVSSMPFCGSNVIHHFFCDSPPLFKLACSDTHLNESIFSTFAGVNLIGVLLVVLTSYSYILFSIFHMHSGEGRKRAFSTCASHLTAIILFYATSIYTYLRPSYSYSLNQDKVASVFYTVVIPMLNPLIYSLRNKEVKKALWNVIIRKRVSSFL